The DNA region TGTGGGTCGGGTAGCAAAATTTGGAACCGTAAAGGTGCGTAGACGTTTTGATATAAAAAGATTTTCTCATGTGCAACATATCTCCAGTGAAGTTGTGGGAATTCTATCATCCAAAGAAGATATGTTTTCGGGACTTGCCTCTTCGTTTCCAGCGGGAACACTTTCTGGGGCTCCTAAAATTGAATCGATGAAAATCATTGAACGAATTGAAAAATCTCCACGTGGTCCCTATGGCGGTGCCGTTGGAAGTTTTGGATTAAATGGAGATTGTACCTTTGCCATTCCCATCCGTAGTTTTTTTGTAAATGGAAACAAAGGATTTGTCCGTGCCTCTGGAGGGATCGTTTTTGATTCCAAACCAGAAGATGAATACCAAGAAATCATTAATAAAATGGCTTCGGTTCGCAAAGCTTTAGATTTACACAAAGCTTCCTAGTCAGTAGCGATTAAAAATGCTAAACGACGTAACTTAAAAAAATACCATAGTAATGGAGAAACCAAAATGAAAGTTCTCATCTTAGACAATTACGATTCATTTACATTCAATCTTTACCAAATTGTTGGAGAAATTTTAGAAGAAAGGGAAGAACTCTTTCAACTGGATGTGATTCGAAATGATGAAAAATCCTTTGAAGTCATCAAATCAGCTAACTACGATAAGATTATTATTTCCCCTGGTCCCGGCCATCCTGCAGATCCTGCTTATTTTGGGGTGAGTGCAGATATTTTAAAAGAGCTTGGAAAAACAACACCGGTACTTGGGATTTGCCTTGGGATGCAAGGAATGGCCACTGTGTTTGGTGGCGAAGTTGTAAGGGCTAATGTAGCCATGCATGGAAAACTTTCACCGATTGAACACGATGGAAAAGGTGTTTTTTCCGGCCTTACACAAGGGATAGAAATTATGCGTTATCACTCATTGGTTGCAAAAGAAACTTCTCTCCCAAAAGATTTGGAAATTACAGCACGAGTTTCTGCCGGAGAAGGGAAGGGGGAGATCATGGGTCTTCGTCACAAATCTTTAAAGATTGAAGGAGTTCAGTTCCATCCGGAATCTTTTGGATCGGAAGAGGGAAAGGATCTACTTAGAAACTTTATCAATTCGAAATAGTCCGTTCGTATTTCCGTCTGGCTATAATTTAAATTCTAGAAGTGCGCCTTAGCTTTAGTTTTTTAGTTTCGTTTTACTTTAAATCCTTTAACATCGCATCTTCCCAGGCTGCAAAAAAATCAAAGTCATTGCTGGCTTTTTGAGAGTCATCACCACCAAATAGAGAAAAACGTTTTCGTTTGGTTTCGTTGTATGTGGTGATTGTATTGATTTGACCTCGTTCCGTTTTTTTGAAAGTCACGTGAAGTTGTGATCCTCCGCGCCCTTGCGTTCCTTGGATGAGTAAGGTAAAAAACTCGCTAAAGTATTCATCCATATTTCCAGGGATAAAGAAGTTTACAAAACCTTGCGGAATGACATAGAAAAAATTTCCATTAATTTCCTTTTTGCCAATCCGTACAAATTGTCCGTCAAGTGTATCTGTTTGTTTATCAAAGGTAGTTTTCAATTTATATTCTAAATTTTGAATTTTTACAGTGATTCCAAAAGATTTAATTTCGATATCTCCTAAAAAACGAATTTCCTTTGGTGATTGGAAATAATCTAACGGCGGATTCACGGGGAAATGAAATTGGATCGTTTTTCCTTGGTTGGTGATTTTTAATTTATGAGTTGGATTGAATTTGTCCCAGATTTCAAGGTTGAGTTTGGTTTTTTCCAAACGGGAACCGGTGCGTTGGTAAAAACCGGGGAATTTGGCTTTTGTTTCATCATTGATTGTGAATTCTAAGGTATGCCATTCTGCATTTTCTGTGATATGGCATTGCATAGCGCTGCAAAGAAATTTTAAGTTTTGAGATGATGTTTTTAAGGATTGATAAGCGTTGTGATCATTCACTGCTAAAACAAAATCATGGAACCACTTAAAAAAATCTCTTGGTTGGTAACCGCTTAGTTTATGAACAATTTTCCTTTCCACAGCATAAATTTCTCGGTCTTCCCAAAGTTTTGGAGTGAATGTGACTTTTGCCGAATAATCATATTTAGGTGGTTCTGGTTCATTCCAATGCAAATTCCAGTTTTGTTGGTTGTCTAATGTTCCGTGGAGAGAAAGGAAAGGGTATCCTTCCGGTGTTTTCAGTAATTGGGATTCGTTTTCTTCGCTGAGACTACCGGCCAAAGCTGAAAAATAAACTTCGTTTTTTGAAGTCGATTTGATGGAACGTTGTAAATAGTCGTATCCTTTCCAGAATTGATAGTGGTTTTCATTTTTTTGAAAACAATTAGAAACACTAACAAACAATAATGTACAAATGAAATAAGTTTCTAATTTATATCTCTTTTTTAAGAATGCCATATACTTCTTGGATGAGAGCCTCATCCATTTCTTCCTGATAGGATGATGAAATCAATTTGCCTGCTTTATTATAAATTCGTAAATAGGATTCGCCTTTTGTTAGACCAATCGCGAGATGA from Leptospira noumeaensis includes:
- a CDS encoding LIC10025 family lipoprotein, with product MAFLKKRYKLETYFICTLLFVSVSNCFQKNENHYQFWKGYDYLQRSIKSTSKNEVYFSALAGSLSEENESQLLKTPEGYPFLSLHGTLDNQQNWNLHWNEPEPPKYDYSAKVTFTPKLWEDREIYAVERKIVHKLSGYQPRDFFKWFHDFVLAVNDHNAYQSLKTSSQNLKFLCSAMQCHITENAEWHTLEFTINDETKAKFPGFYQRTGSRLEKTKLNLEIWDKFNPTHKLKITNQGKTIQFHFPVNPPLDYFQSPKEIRFLGDIEIKSFGITVKIQNLEYKLKTTFDKQTDTLDGQFVRIGKKEINGNFFYVIPQGFVNFFIPGNMDEYFSEFFTLLIQGTQGRGGSQLHVTFKKTERGQINTITTYNETKRKRFSLFGGDDSQKASNDFDFFAAWEDAMLKDLK
- a CDS encoding anthranilate synthase component II produces the protein MKVLILDNYDSFTFNLYQIVGEILEEREELFQLDVIRNDEKSFEVIKSANYDKIIISPGPGHPADPAYFGVSADILKELGKTTPVLGICLGMQGMATVFGGEVVRANVAMHGKLSPIEHDGKGVFSGLTQGIEIMRYHSLVAKETSLPKDLEITARVSAGEGKGEIMGLRHKSLKIEGVQFHPESFGSEEGKDLLRNFINSK